CCCAACACTCACCTTTTCTTCTTTTAATCGGTTAATTAAATCAAAATCAACTGGATTATTAATTTTAACAATCTTATGTTCCGAAATATTAAAATTCTGAATCAAATCGTTTTTCATATCATCACTTTGCGCAATGATTTGATGAAAATTAGGATAAAAACGATAGAAAAATAGAATTTCTTTTCGCGTAACATGTTTTGAAACGACATTTGTTTCACGCGTTATAAATTTCGTTTTTGGAAACAATGGAATTAAGGGTGATAAAAAAGCAGAAATTTCACCCCAACCTGTAAAAACAATTTCGGGTTTTATTTTCTTGATTAATGGAACAATCTTAAAAATAGAATATCGAATACGAGAGATATTTAATTCAATGATTTCAATATCCTTTTTTAAATGATTCAAATAATAACCTTCCTTTTTGAAAAGCACTAATTTTGGCGAAAACTTTGTTCGATCCAGTTCGTTACACAACGTTGTAATGACACGTTCTGCTCCACCTTGATTAAGGTCTGGTAATATAAAAAGTATCGTTTTCAACTATTAATCCTCTATTCTATTGTTAATATATCCATCAGTCGCTTTTTCATTCGGCACAATTTGCATAGGATTTCCCATCACGACCGAATTATCAGGTACATCCTGCGTTACATAACTATTAGGTGCAATCAATACATTATTTCCAATCGTAATACCTCCAACAATAACTGCATTTGTTCCGACCCAAACATCGTTTTTTAACGTAGGATAACCTTTTGACTTTCCTCTATTTGTCTGCCCTAAGGTAACACCATGTGCAATATTGCAATTTTTACCAATCTTTGCTTTTGGGTTTACAACAACTGTTCCCCAATGCCCTAAATTAAGACCAGCTCCAATTTCTGTTTTTGCTGAAATTTGATAACCGTATTTGATTGAATAGCGACGAAGCAATAAACGATAAAAAATGCCAAAAGGATGTTTGGATGAATATTGTTGGGCTTTTCTTAAACAATAAATAAATCGAAAACCAGGGCTCATAAAGCCTTTCAGAAAAGGCGAATTGGTCCAATACCCAAAATTTCTATAAAAATCTTTCTGAATAATTGTTTTCATTTAATTTAAATATTTTTCGATTGAATGTACGGCATTTTCTAATTGAAATGGCAATGATTTTGATGCAATAATTTGTTGATAGTTATCTGCAATTTCAGGATGTTGAATAAAATACTTCATTCCCCCATAAATTGCTTCCTCTTCATTTTTGATAATATAACCTAACTCACCGTCATTCAACATTTCTCTAACTCCTGATACATCGGTTGCAATAATCGGTTTTTCAAGAACCATCGCCTCAAATAAAACCGTAGGATAACCTTCGTAACGAGACGATAAAATGTAATAATCTGCCAATACAAAATACGGATATGGATTTTCTTTGAATCCAATTAAGTGAGCTGTATCATTCACTTTTAAGTCATCCACTAACTTCTTGATCGTTGGAAAATCATAACCATCTCCCACAATCCATACCTGATGTGGAAAACCCTCATCCAACAATCGTTTGTGAGCTCGCAATAAACGATCAAAACCTTTTTGAGGAAAAACCGTACCAATAGATACAAAAGTTGGTTGATTCTCAGCTTTCTTGATGTCACATTTTTCAGCTGCTAATGATTTTATTTCGTGCACATCAATTGGATTATAAATGCGAACTACTTTCTTTTTTTCAGCTTCCGTAGTCGCCAAATCTAAAAAAAGTCGCTTGATCTTTTCAGAAATCACTAAAATCTGATCAAACTTAAAAAAAGACCTTAAACGTTCGTCTGTATATGCTGGAATATTGGATAAATCATTGTGAATCCAAACGATTTTTTTAGATGATTTGATCGGCGAATTTAAAATTTCGTCAGCCATTCCATGAATCGCAGCAAACTCTATATCGTACGTTTTATTGGGTAAAATATAGGTGTAAAGCAACTTTGGAAATTTCTTTAAAATCGCTTGATAAATCACCCGATAAGCTTTTTGAGGAATATCTTGCAGACGATTGGTCGTTATCATTTCACCTTTATTCAAGTAATAGATAGTAATCCAAGAAGGAACATCTTTTAGGTATTTACCCGAATAAAGATTCAACAATAAATCTATTTCGTATTTTTCTGGTGAAAGATTTTTGAGAAAAGTGACCAATACTTTTTCAGCACCTCCATGACGAAGCGAGCCTATACGTATTAATATTTTCTTTTTTTGACCCATTATTTTGCTGTCGATTTACGTTTATATAAATAAAAATCTCTACCTGATGGTTTGAATTTATAAATCTTATCTAATATTGGATGATCCGATTTAGCAACATCCTCTATTTTAAATTCTTTTATAAGTTCGTAATCCTCATAAATAGATTGATCTGCTAAAGTTCCTTTGAACATGGGTTTAAAATCTTCTAAAATATAATCGGGTTTTGCTTTATTAATCAAGTTGGAAAAACCGACTTCTTTCCCATTTTCAACAATGTTTTCGTCTGTTAAGCGCTTGTCTACTAATCCTACATAATCAATAACTTTCAATTTAGAAAAATAGGGAATATAACCAGCAGGTTCTAAGAAGATATATTTGTTTTTATTTGGCTCAATCGAATCCAAATACAACCCAATCTTGCGTGCATGATTCCATTCTCCATGTCCAGTTGCTATAGAATGTACAGCTTGGTAAACGGTAAAAGGAATAAAAATAATAACAATATAAGCAATTGACAAGGATTTATATTTATCCGAGTCTAATACAACTATTATAATTGGCAAGAACAAACAAATTTGAGGTATCCAATAATACCAGTCAAACCATGAATTTGTTGCTCCGAATATAATCGTTTTGACCAAACCAAAAAGGAATAAAAATCCAACTACTTTTTTACGATTAGTTTCTAATTTTCCCGAAAGAAAGAATAGACTGATTAATGAGATAATAAAAAATAATAATGTCGAAAAATTATATATTGAGGTTGGAAATTTTATGATTCCAAAAAAATTTGGTCCAAAATATTTAAATTCTGCCCAACGTTCTAATAAAGTTGGGTTAGAATAATTATTTTTCTTAGAAGTGATTGTATTATTGACAATCTCCCCAAAATAAAACCAGTTGAATGCAACTGTAGTTACAACCGCTAAAATACCTCCAATCATTAGAGCTGTATTCCATTTTCGCTGCTGTATCACATCATATATGAACAATAACCCTAAGAAAATACACGTATCTATTCGTGTCCAAAGAATAAGTATAGGCATTACAATAAAAGCCCAATTTTTTCTTTCAACAAACCCATACTTTATAAGTGCCATATAGAAAAAGAACAGCATTCCGAACTCCATTCCTAAAATAGACATTTTTATAGCCGGTGGTAAAAAACTGACAAAAAGGATAAATAAGATAAGTTTTGTTGTGGTGTTAAAAAGTAGTTTTCCTAACCAATAAATCCCAATCGTAAATAAAATGGTATTAAAAATAAGTAAAGGATAAATAAAGTTTCCTTCTCCGAAAACCGATTGAAAAATAACGCCTATAAAAACATAAAGATGAGTGGTAGAAGCAGAAATTTTTTCAACTCCATTATAACCATATACACCATATTCTATAATGTTACGCGCAACACGCCAAGAGATTAAAGCATCTTCTTGAATATGACGTGTAAAAAAGAAAATTGATTTTAATGCAATTATGAGAATAGAAGCAAAGAATACTTTCTTCTTATCTATAAAGTTTTCCATAAGTTTAGTTTAGTGCAACAAATATATTAATTAAAAAATTGATAATAACGCTCAGAAGCAATTTCAAACATAGCAGTATCTCCCTTTGTATCACCAAAAGCGATGATTTCATCATATAAAGACAAGTCGATTTCTTTTTCGATGCGAATTCTTTTCTCTTGATAATTACAATTTGGTGAAGCAAAATAACCTGAATAAAAACCTTGTTCGTCGAACTTTGCTTTAGTACAAATTAACCCCATTCCATAATAATCAGCAAAAGGTTGAACCCAAAAATCAACCGATGCCGATACTATAAATTTATCGTGATAATTACTTAATGACTTGATGTATTCATCTGCTTTTGGATGGATTAATTCGTTGTGATTCTGTTCAAAATAGCTCTGTGCTAACTGATTGATTTCAACATAAGGTTTTCCTTTTAAGAATGTTGAAATAAATTTTTCTTTTACAAATCCAGCTTCTAAAAGTTTTAATTTAGAACCGACAAATAATGGTATAAACAACAGATAATTAATAAAATAGACTTTAGGAAAAGAGAATTTTAAAAAATCGAATAAGGTATCTTTCTTTGTTAAAGTTCCATCAAAATCAAAAAGATATAATTTGCGATTCATTACATTTTAAGTTTTTTGAAAATAAACTCGGGTATATTTCGAATAATCATCATAATTCCCCACCATACAAATGTCACATACACCACATTCTTTTTCTTTTTATAAGCGTTGTAAATGATCGTTGCAGCTTGTTCTGGTTGTGCGGTTAATGGTTTTGGTGTTTCGATATCAGCCGTCATTTGTGTGTCCATAAATCCAGGAATCACTGTCATAACGTGGACTTTTTTGTGAAATAAATAGTTTCTCAAACCTGCTAAATAAGCTGTAAATCCTGCTTTGGCCGAACCATATATAAAATTACTTTGTCGCCCTCGCTCTCCTGCAACAGATGATAGACCTATAATTGTTCCAGCACCTTTCTCTTCAAATTTCTTTGCAAAATGATTCATTAAAACAATTAGCTTCGAATAATTGATTTCGACAATTTGTTTAGTATTCCAATCGTCATACAAACCTTCTTCCGAATTTTTCCCTAAATATCCTGCCGCACAAAATAACAATTCAGACTCAATGTGATGGAGTTGAGATAAATCATTTTCTTTGGTTAAATCAAAATGTACCACTTCACATGTTTGCTCATATTTCGCAAAAAAATGGTTGGCTAACTTAACCGTTTTATCAACATTGGAAGTAAATAAATAAACCATTGGAAAACGTTTTCCTTCTTTTAAAACCTTTTCTACAAAAGCTACTGCAACGTCTGAATTTGATCCTAATACTATCATTTTTGCTTAAATCTATTGATACGTTCATTTTGCATCGACTCAAATTTTGGAGAATCGATGTTGTTTAAATAATCTGTTAATGCAGGATTTGACATTGCGTCCTTCGTTCGGTAAATATGTCCTCCGTAATCCATTATAATTTTATCTAAACTTCCAATTAGTTTTTCTAATTTATCATTCACTTTAAAGTCTAAAGCCAACGTATAACCTTTCATTGGAAAAGAATTATAAGCTTGTGGATTATTTTCTCCAAATAATTTCAATACAACCAAAAAAGAACCATTTCCACTTGCTGCAATGGTTTCTAATATTTTTCGCATTCCTTCTTTCCCTCTTTCTTTTGGAATAACAAATTGGTATTGAATGAATCCATTTTTACCATAAATACGGTTCCAATTATGAACAGCATCCAATGGGTAAAAAAA
This portion of the Empedobacter stercoris genome encodes:
- a CDS encoding glycosyltransferase; this encodes MKTILFILPDLNQGGAERVITTLCNELDRTKFSPKLVLFKKEGYYLNHLKKDIEIIELNISRIRYSIFKIVPLIKKIKPEIVFTGWGEISAFLSPLIPLFPKTKFITRETNVVSKHVTRKEILFFYRFYPNFHQIIAQSDDMKNDLIQNFNISEHKIVKINNPVDFDLINRLKEEKVSVGFDTSYKNIVAIGNLSPRKGFDLLLDVMNELKHEKIQLTILGDGAFKDGLIKQKDELKLANVRFQGNVPNPFVYLKHADLFVLSSRYEGFPNVLLEAGACGTYSLANNAPGGINEIIQEGINGEIFPIDNTKGFAQKIKEVLTHHHPKEQLVESIFSRFSKQIIIKQYEAIFNQL
- a CDS encoding serine O-acetyltransferase, producing the protein MKTIIQKDFYRNFGYWTNSPFLKGFMSPGFRFIYCLRKAQQYSSKHPFGIFYRLLLRRYSIKYGYQISAKTEIGAGLNLGHWGTVVVNPKAKIGKNCNIAHGVTLGQTNRGKSKGYPTLKNDVWVGTNAVIVGGITIGNNVLIAPNSYVTQDVPDNSVVMGNPMQIVPNEKATDGYINNRIED
- a CDS encoding glycosyltransferase, with amino-acid sequence MGQKKKILIRIGSLRHGGAEKVLVTFLKNLSPEKYEIDLLLNLYSGKYLKDVPSWITIYYLNKGEMITTNRLQDIPQKAYRVIYQAILKKFPKLLYTYILPNKTYDIEFAAIHGMADEILNSPIKSSKKIVWIHNDLSNIPAYTDERLRSFFKFDQILVISEKIKRLFLDLATTEAEKKKVVRIYNPIDVHEIKSLAAEKCDIKKAENQPTFVSIGTVFPQKGFDRLLRAHKRLLDEGFPHQVWIVGDGYDFPTIKKLVDDLKVNDTAHLIGFKENPYPYFVLADYYILSSRYEGYPTVLFEAMVLEKPIIATDVSGVREMLNDGELGYIIKNEEEAIYGGMKYFIQHPEIADNYQQIIASKSLPFQLENAVHSIEKYLN
- a CDS encoding glycosyltransferase family protein, with protein sequence MENFIDKKKVFFASILIIALKSIFFFTRHIQEDALISWRVARNIIEYGVYGYNGVEKISASTTHLYVFIGVIFQSVFGEGNFIYPLLIFNTILFTIGIYWLGKLLFNTTTKLILFILFVSFLPPAIKMSILGMEFGMLFFFYMALIKYGFVERKNWAFIVMPILILWTRIDTCIFLGLLFIYDVIQQRKWNTALMIGGILAVVTTVAFNWFYFGEIVNNTITSKKNNYSNPTLLERWAEFKYFGPNFFGIIKFPTSIYNFSTLLFFIISLISLFFLSGKLETNRKKVVGFLFLFGLVKTIIFGATNSWFDWYYWIPQICLFLPIIIVVLDSDKYKSLSIAYIVIIFIPFTVYQAVHSIATGHGEWNHARKIGLYLDSIEPNKNKYIFLEPAGYIPYFSKLKVIDYVGLVDKRLTDENIVENGKEVGFSNLINKAKPDYILEDFKPMFKGTLADQSIYEDYELIKEFKIEDVAKSDHPILDKIYKFKPSGRDFYLYKRKSTAK
- a CDS encoding HAD-IB family hydrolase, with the translated sequence MNRKLYLFDFDGTLTKKDTLFDFLKFSFPKVYFINYLLFIPLFVGSKLKLLEAGFVKEKFISTFLKGKPYVEINQLAQSYFEQNHNELIHPKADEYIKSLSNYHDKFIVSASVDFWVQPFADYYGMGLICTKAKFDEQGFYSGYFASPNCNYQEKRIRIEKEIDLSLYDEIIAFGDTKGDTAMFEIASERYYQFFN
- a CDS encoding SDR family NAD(P)-dependent oxidoreductase — translated: MIVLGSNSDVAVAFVEKVLKEGKRFPMVYLFTSNVDKTVKLANHFFAKYEQTCEVVHFDLTKENDLSQLHHIESELLFCAAGYLGKNSEEGLYDDWNTKQIVEINYSKLIVLMNHFAKKFEEKGAGTIIGLSSVAGERGRQSNFIYGSAKAGFTAYLAGLRNYLFHKKVHVMTVIPGFMDTQMTADIETPKPLTAQPEQAATIIYNAYKKKKNVVYVTFVWWGIMMIIRNIPEFIFKKLKM